A stretch of Desulfovibrio sp. TomC DNA encodes these proteins:
- a CDS encoding Hpt domain-containing protein — protein MPDSLPPTSVVVCVSRVLAPIYPQFLAIQREHLTALADALEIGDVATAGRLAHSAKGAAGTYELPAAAAIAGDLEAAVARGEVELASRLLGELTGYFSGLDVAFTDAPLLPGA, from the coding sequence ATGCCTGACAGTCTGCCGCCCACGAGCGTTGTTGTTTGCGTCAGCCGCGTCCTGGCTCCGATTTATCCGCAGTTTTTGGCGATACAGCGTGAGCATCTCACTGCCCTGGCCGATGCTCTGGAGATCGGCGATGTCGCAACCGCCGGCCGGCTGGCCCACAGCGCCAAAGGCGCGGCCGGCACCTATGAGCTGCCGGCCGCCGCCGCCATTGCCGGCGATCTCGAAGCCGCCGTCGCCAGGGGCGAGGTGGAACTGGCCAGTCGCCTGCTCGGTGAACTGACCGGCTATTTTTCCGGCCTGGATGTGGCCTTCACGGATGCACCGCTCTTGCCCGGGGCCTGA
- a CDS encoding response regulator: MRFLIVDDDESIILFLRTFLSAHAECITAANGLEAVSAFEAAMEEGRPFAAVFMDILLPGIMDGNEVVQALRRIEDSREGAVAPFKLIMISVLTDTQNVSESFFHGRADAYLPKPLRRETLLAELVKLGLAELPLPN, translated from the coding sequence ATGCGTTTTCTGATCGTTGACGACGATGAGAGCATCATCCTTTTCTTGCGGACCTTTCTTTCCGCCCATGCCGAGTGCATCACCGCCGCCAACGGCCTGGAAGCCGTATCGGCTTTTGAGGCCGCCATGGAGGAGGGCCGGCCCTTTGCCGCCGTCTTCATGGATATTTTGCTGCCGGGCATCATGGACGGCAATGAAGTGGTCCAGGCCTTGCGCCGCATCGAAGACAGCCGCGAAGGCGCTGTCGCTCCCTTCAAACTCATCATGATCTCGGTTCTGACCGACACCCAAAACGTCAGCGAGTCCTTTTTCCATGGCCGGGCCGACGCCTATCTGCCAAAGCCCCTGCGCCGCGAAACCCTGCTGGCCGAACTGGTCAAGCTCGGACTCGCGGAACTCCCCCTGCCCAACTGA
- a CDS encoding type I restriction enzyme HsdR N-terminal domain-containing protein yields MHEESLGNVIRDYLTGEELVETSYEELRQGLARMLVEERGYPRERLTPKVGVCFPADGSTYTRMVDLAATDEAGRTLLFVIFCSGEPGSYVRESLAAARVYDQGPVPLVLVTDTRDAVLLAVADGREIGRGMRAVPRYADLPGLAGPIAPLSDEALDRERRILFAYSEMLSGGCCQGACRPKARP; encoded by the coding sequence ATGCACGAGGAATCCCTGGGCAACGTGATCCGCGATTATCTGACCGGCGAGGAACTGGTGGAGACATCCTACGAGGAACTTCGCCAGGGTCTGGCCCGAATGCTGGTAGAGGAGCGCGGCTACCCCCGGGAGCGCCTGACGCCCAAGGTCGGGGTCTGCTTTCCCGCCGACGGGAGCACCTACACCCGCATGGTGGATCTGGCGGCCACCGACGAGGCCGGACGCACCCTGCTTTTTGTCATCTTCTGCTCCGGGGAGCCCGGGTCCTACGTGCGCGAATCCCTGGCCGCCGCCCGGGTCTACGACCAGGGGCCGGTGCCGCTGGTGCTGGTCACCGACACCCGCGACGCCGTGCTGCTGGCCGTGGCCGACGGTCGGGAAATCGGACGGGGGATGCGGGCCGTGCCGCGCTATGCCGACCTGCCTGGTCTGGCCGGGCCGATCGCGCCGCTTTCCGACGAGGCGCTTGACCGGGAACGGCGCATCCTTTTCGCCTACAGCGAGATGCTTTCCGGCGGCTGTTGCCAGGGGGCCTGCCGGCCCAAGGCCAGGCCGTAA
- a CDS encoding dynamin family protein, whose amino-acid sequence MEDGRLHDRLTSLKEHLQLENPLLVEAVGSFKKLDKVCRGLGLIAHDQSTVSQIAWWPLISILGPFSAGKSTFINNYLDIPVQQTGSHAVDDKFTVVCYNAAGESRVLPGTALNADLRFPFYKMSEELEKVEPGEGGRIDSYIRLKTCPSDKLRGLILIDSPGFDADAQRTATLRITNHIMDLSDLVLVLFDARRPEPGAMRDTLTHLVAATINRRDSNKFIYILNQMDIAAREDNPEEVVGAWQRALAQQGLTAGKFYRIYSPSAAVPIADPALRQRFEAKRDADLASIHTRMNQVRVERAYRIVGELEKLAREVEDVRVPELRHMLMRWRSGTLSRDAMLFGGIGIVLLALYLLTGHPFTAGVSPAWLGWVFDETWRTIPFLAVCLGGAGWLHMLARKWSAAAVARLVAKSYPYGPIREGLVRAFYKNTAPWRSIFRVEPAGWGAKYRKLLVSVIADSERFIQTLNDRYAHPSGVSAAAVQQQQQAEQAPNPQEPPHSEPEPA is encoded by the coding sequence ATGGAAGACGGCAGACTGCATGACAGGCTGACAAGCCTCAAGGAACATCTGCAACTGGAGAACCCGCTTCTGGTCGAGGCGGTCGGCAGTTTCAAAAAACTCGACAAGGTCTGCCGGGGCCTGGGGCTTATTGCCCACGATCAGTCCACGGTCTCCCAGATCGCCTGGTGGCCGCTCATTTCCATCCTGGGACCCTTTTCCGCCGGCAAATCGACCTTCATCAACAACTACCTGGACATCCCGGTGCAGCAGACCGGCTCCCACGCCGTGGACGACAAGTTCACGGTGGTCTGCTACAACGCCGCCGGCGAATCCCGGGTGCTGCCCGGCACGGCGCTCAACGCCGACCTGCGCTTCCCCTTTTACAAGATGAGCGAGGAACTCGAAAAGGTCGAACCCGGCGAGGGCGGCCGCATCGATTCCTATATCCGGCTCAAGACCTGCCCCAGCGACAAGCTGCGCGGGCTGATCCTGATCGACTCCCCGGGGTTTGACGCCGACGCCCAGCGCACGGCCACGCTGCGCATCACCAACCACATCATGGACCTGTCCGATCTGGTGCTGGTGCTGTTTGACGCCCGCCGTCCCGAACCCGGGGCCATGCGCGACACCCTCACCCATCTTGTGGCGGCCACCATCAACCGCCGCGACTCCAATAAGTTTATTTATATCCTGAACCAAATGGACATTGCCGCCCGTGAGGACAACCCTGAAGAGGTCGTGGGCGCGTGGCAGCGCGCCCTGGCCCAGCAGGGCCTCACGGCCGGCAAGTTTTATCGCATCTATTCGCCCTCGGCCGCCGTGCCCATCGCCGACCCGGCCCTGCGCCAACGCTTCGAGGCCAAGCGCGACGCCGATCTGGCCAGCATTCATACCCGCATGAACCAGGTGCGGGTGGAGCGGGCCTATCGCATTGTCGGGGAGCTTGAGAAGCTGGCCCGGGAAGTTGAGGACGTGCGGGTGCCGGAGCTGCGCCACATGCTCATGCGCTGGCGTTCGGGCACGCTTTCGCGCGACGCCATGCTCTTTGGCGGCATCGGGATCGTGCTTTTGGCGCTGTATCTGCTGACCGGCCATCCGTTCACGGCCGGGGTGTCGCCGGCCTGGCTTGGCTGGGTGTTCGATGAAACCTGGCGGACCATCCCGTTTCTGGCCGTGTGTCTGGGCGGGGCGGGCTGGCTGCACATGCTGGCGCGCAAGTGGTCGGCGGCGGCCGTGGCCCGGCTGGTGGCCAAGAGCTATCCCTACGGTCCCATCCGCGAGGGGCTGGTGCGGGCCTTTTACAAGAATACCGCCCCCTGGCGCTCGATTTTCCGGGTGGAGCCGGCCGGCTGGGGAGCCAAGTACCGAAAGCTCCTCGTCTCGGTCATCGCCGACAGCGAACGCTTCATCCAGACCTTAAACGACCGCTACGCCCATCCCTCGGGCGTGTCGGCCGCCGCCGTGCAGCAGCAACAGCAGGCGGAACAGGCGCCAAATCCCCAGGAACCGCCGCATTCGGAGCCGGAGCCGGCCTAG
- a CDS encoding pyridoxal phosphate-dependent aminotransferase, which yields MNPACKDITSFLVMDILERAHAIEAAGNRVIHLEIGEPDFDIPDCVKEAARKAVTEGRTHYTHSLGIPELRQAICDLHAREYGVAVSPDRVLVTGGTSPAMLLAFGAMAKPGKHILLTDPAYACYPNFLRFTGLVPRYVPVAEEDGFQWTPQLVWDSVNEGTAGILLNSPANPTGTLIAPEAVEAACATGVPVISDEIYHGLTYGEAARCALEFSDDALVLNGFSKRFAMTGLRLGYLIAPAPMMGLLQKLQQNLFICAGSVSQWAGLAALSPDGLAAAEAMRQTYDARRRALLAGLAKLGLAPRTEPTGAFYVFVRTDHLHPDSLALAYDILEKAHVGVTPGIDFGPGGEGHLRFSYANSLENIEEGLSRLGRYIAGHCG from the coding sequence ATGAATCCCGCCTGCAAGGACATCACCTCGTTTCTCGTCATGGACATCCTCGAACGCGCCCACGCCATCGAGGCGGCCGGCAACCGGGTCATCCACCTCGAAATCGGCGAACCCGATTTCGATATCCCGGACTGCGTCAAGGAGGCGGCGAGAAAGGCCGTGACCGAGGGGCGCACCCACTATACCCACAGCCTGGGCATCCCGGAACTGCGCCAGGCCATTTGCGACCTGCACGCCCGGGAATACGGCGTGGCCGTGTCCCCGGACCGGGTGCTGGTCACCGGCGGCACCTCCCCGGCCATGCTGCTGGCCTTCGGGGCCATGGCCAAGCCGGGAAAGCACATCCTGCTGACCGACCCGGCCTATGCCTGCTATCCCAATTTTCTGCGCTTTACCGGCCTTGTCCCGCGCTACGTGCCCGTGGCCGAGGAGGACGGCTTCCAGTGGACGCCGCAGCTCGTCTGGGACAGCGTCAACGAAGGGACCGCCGGCATCCTGCTCAATTCCCCGGCCAACCCCACCGGCACGCTCATTGCCCCGGAAGCCGTCGAGGCGGCCTGCGCCACCGGCGTTCCGGTCATTTCCGACGAGATCTACCACGGCCTGACCTACGGCGAAGCCGCCCGCTGCGCCCTGGAATTTTCCGACGACGCCCTGGTCTTGAACGGGTTTTCCAAACGGTTCGCCATGACCGGCCTGCGCCTGGGCTACCTGATCGCCCCGGCCCCCATGATGGGGCTGCTCCAAAAGCTCCAGCAGAATCTGTTCATTTGCGCCGGCTCGGTGTCCCAGTGGGCCGGGCTGGCGGCGCTTTCGCCGGATGGTCTGGCCGCAGCCGAGGCGATGCGCCAGACCTATGACGCCCGGCGTCGGGCCTTGCTCGCCGGGCTGGCCAAGCTGGGGTTGGCTCCGCGCACCGAACCCACCGGGGCCTTTTACGTCTTTGTGCGCACCGACCACCTGCACCCCGATTCCCTGGCCCTGGCCTATGACATCCTGGAAAAAGCCCATGTCGGCGTCACCCCGGGCATTGACTTCGGCCCCGGCGGCGAGGGGCATCTGCGTTTTTCCTACGCCAATTCCCTGGAAAACATCGAGGAAGGCCTTTCGCGCCTTGGCCGCTATATCGCCGGCCACTGCGGCTAG
- a CDS encoding PAS domain-containing sensor histidine kinase, with protein MADSKKGDAGPADARELGNQALLAGFCAFEQAAQTHSDLTYRTDGMDRLEWLSKSGARALGYDDAAGLLGRTAGEALYRAVRERDPLLESLTASQGPVCLEELLRRADGSTMAVRTRAIRRSGANGGMEAHVLILSGEIEARLILAKALREMETIFDNALVGVLLARNHRCEKINARGAELLGRTAGELYGATAESLFPSPESHALFLKTAYEDLCANGRHIGEYTLRRSDGSPLVLRAAARMISPCDAAEGVIWAFDDVTEQKRLEQELLASKRAAETANTAKTQFLANISHELRTPLNGILGMSQLLLDKETDDEAREYLGIIKQSASTLVHIVGDLLDLSNVESGRIRLTEREFDLKDELTPLLRNFAAQSLLRSFEFTYVFDPLLPTRVVGDANRAKQILINLLSNAFKYTKKGHVAVRIGLDKPGLDRQPADQGTGNTSTRVRLLLAVEDTGVGIDPGATATIFEPFGIGENYLTKKYSGAGLGLAIARKLATMLGGDITFSSNPGQGSTFYATLECGLPAAERPPRLHPRPPLAVPAAPAAQAAPPGGGLRILLAEDEPVNRIFTVRALQKLGHTVDSAADGREALVMLGRAAYDLVLMDIQMPRLNGLEATRLIRSGQVQGLAPTIPVVALTAYAMDSDREKGREAGMDEYVTKPFEPAELVAAMARAMAK; from the coding sequence ATGGCTGACAGCAAGAAAGGAGACGCCGGCCCGGCCGATGCCCGGGAGCTCGGCAACCAGGCGTTGCTGGCCGGTTTCTGCGCCTTTGAGCAGGCCGCTCAAACGCACAGCGATCTGACCTATCGCACAGACGGCATGGACCGTCTGGAGTGGCTGTCCAAGTCCGGGGCCAGGGCGCTTGGCTACGACGATGCCGCAGGACTGCTTGGCCGCACGGCCGGCGAGGCGCTCTACCGGGCTGTCCGGGAACGCGATCCCCTGCTGGAATCCCTGACCGCCAGCCAGGGTCCGGTGTGTCTGGAAGAGCTTTTGCGCCGCGCCGACGGATCGACCATGGCCGTACGCACCCGGGCGATCCGACGGAGCGGCGCAAACGGGGGCATGGAAGCCCATGTCCTTATTCTCTCAGGTGAAATCGAGGCCCGCCTCATTCTGGCCAAGGCCCTTCGGGAGATGGAAACCATCTTTGACAATGCCCTGGTCGGCGTGCTCTTGGCCCGGAACCACCGTTGCGAAAAAATAAACGCCCGGGGAGCTGAATTGCTTGGCCGCACTGCCGGGGAACTGTACGGCGCGACCGCCGAGAGTCTCTTCCCCAGCCCCGAAAGCCACGCGCTCTTTCTCAAAACCGCCTATGAGGACCTCTGCGCCAACGGGAGACATATCGGGGAATACACCCTGCGCCGCTCGGACGGTTCCCCGCTGGTCTTGCGCGCTGCCGCCCGGATGATCAGCCCCTGCGATGCGGCCGAAGGCGTGATCTGGGCCTTTGACGACGTCACCGAGCAAAAGCGCCTGGAGCAGGAGCTTTTGGCCTCCAAGCGGGCAGCCGAAACGGCGAACACCGCCAAGACCCAGTTTTTGGCCAATATCAGCCATGAACTGCGCACGCCCTTAAACGGCATCCTGGGCATGTCCCAGCTGCTGCTTGACAAGGAAACCGATGATGAAGCCCGGGAATACCTGGGCATCATCAAACAGTCGGCCAGCACGCTGGTGCATATCGTCGGTGATTTGCTCGACTTGTCCAATGTCGAATCCGGGCGGATACGGCTGACCGAACGGGAGTTTGACCTCAAAGACGAACTCACGCCGCTTCTGCGCAATTTTGCCGCCCAGAGTCTGCTGCGTTCCTTTGAGTTCACCTACGTTTTCGATCCACTGCTGCCGACACGGGTCGTCGGCGACGCCAACCGGGCCAAACAAATTTTGATCAATCTCCTGTCCAATGCCTTCAAATACACGAAGAAAGGACATGTCGCCGTTCGCATCGGCCTGGACAAGCCGGGTCTTGACCGTCAGCCGGCCGACCAGGGCACCGGCAACACCTCCACGCGCGTGCGCCTGCTGTTGGCTGTGGAGGATACCGGCGTCGGGATTGATCCCGGGGCAACGGCCACCATTTTCGAGCCGTTTGGCATCGGCGAGAACTATCTAACCAAAAAGTACAGCGGGGCCGGCCTGGGGCTGGCTATCGCCCGCAAGCTGGCCACCATGCTTGGCGGCGACATCACCTTCTCTTCCAACCCGGGCCAGGGGAGCACGTTTTACGCCACGCTGGAATGCGGCCTGCCCGCCGCCGAGCGCCCTCCCCGGCTCCACCCCAGGCCGCCCCTGGCCGTCCCGGCCGCCCCGGCCGCCCAGGCCGCCCCACCCGGCGGGGGCCTGCGCATTCTTCTGGCCGAGGACGAGCCGGTCAACCGCATCTTCACAGTCCGCGCCCTGCAAAAGCTCGGGCACACCGTGGACAGCGCCGCGGACGGACGGGAAGCCCTGGTCATGCTGGGCCGGGCGGCCTACGATCTGGTGCTCATGGATATCCAGATGCCGCGCTTAAACGGCCTGGAGGCCACGCGGCTCATCCGGTCGGGCCAGGTCCAGGGCCTTGCCCCCACCATCCCGGTAGTGGCGCTGACAGCCTACGCCATGGATTCGGATCGGGAAAAAGGACGGGAGGCCGGCATGGACGAGTATGTGACCAAACCGTTCGAGCCGGCCGAGCTGGTGGCGGCCATGGCCCGGGCGATGGCCAAGTAG
- a CDS encoding terminase small subunit: MQDQVKRLTDRQQRFVEEYLQDWDTTAAAVRAGYSERSARGVGARLRGLAQVCEAIEAAMAQRSRRMEITQDRVALELARLAFADLRDFVAWGGEGEVRLHPSKALTPDQAACVSEIVETPGKGVRVKLFSKPQALAALSRHLKEKAREEEGGLGHAQPLTVVTCIPFPEPLREDEQTTLLSDG; this comes from the coding sequence ATGCAGGACCAAGTCAAGCGTTTGACGGATCGGCAGCAGCGGTTTGTCGAAGAATATCTGCAGGACTGGGATACGACAGCAGCGGCCGTGCGGGCCGGGTACAGCGAAAGGAGCGCCCGGGGCGTCGGGGCGCGGCTTCGGGGCCTGGCTCAGGTGTGCGAAGCCATAGAGGCCGCCATGGCGCAGCGTAGCCGGCGGATGGAAATCACCCAGGACCGGGTAGCCTTGGAGCTGGCCCGTCTGGCCTTTGCCGACCTGCGGGATTTTGTGGCCTGGGGCGGCGAAGGCGAGGTGCGGTTGCACCCGTCGAAGGCGTTGACGCCGGATCAGGCGGCCTGCGTGTCGGAGATTGTGGAGACGCCGGGCAAGGGGGTGCGGGTGAAGCTTTTTAGCAAGCCCCAGGCCTTGGCGGCCCTGTCCCGGCATTTGAAAGAAAAGGCCCGGGAAGAGGAGGGCGGCTTGGGTCATGCGCAACCGCTGACGGTGGTGACCTGTATACCGTTTCCTGAGCCGCTTCGGGAGGATGAGCAGACGACATTGCTGTCGGACGGTTGA
- a CDS encoding terminase family protein, whose protein sequence is MQQIDHISAHPGGSDRRLVLEYRPQSLQARLHACRANEIVFGGAAGPGKSHALRFEALIMCLRVPGLRAYLFRRTMSELERNHILPALDQFPKALGTYRDSKQRFEFQNGSMLNFCGCQREKDVFRYQGAELHLLLIDELTSFTEFQYDYLRGRVRCAIKVPAALRHRVPGIVCATNPGGVGHGFAKARFVDFAPPGECRRAPAAEGGMLRCYIPGRLSDNRILMERDPGYVARLMALPEPYRTAYLEGDWDVFMGQAFGFSRRLHVVKPRPVPEDAPLFMTFDWGYGAPFSVGWWWVDADGRLFRFAEWYGSNGSPNQGLRLTDSQIAAGVVEREARLGLAGRRVTRLCGPDCFARKPDYRGGGQGPSTAEVFAGAGVYLSPGDPSRTIKIRQFHERLRPREDGPPMLQVYETCEDFIRTIPLLATDRRNVEDIDTTGEDHIYDEACHACMARPLAPGMAKTARMPAAQLIDAVLAEAPTEEECR, encoded by the coding sequence GTGCAGCAAATTGACCATATTTCGGCACATCCTGGGGGGAGCGACCGTCGTCTGGTCCTGGAATATCGGCCCCAGTCGCTTCAGGCCCGGCTCCATGCCTGCCGGGCCAACGAGATTGTGTTTGGCGGGGCGGCCGGGCCGGGCAAGAGCCATGCCCTGCGGTTTGAGGCCTTGATCATGTGTCTGCGCGTGCCGGGGCTGCGGGCCTATCTGTTTCGGCGGACCATGTCGGAATTGGAGCGCAACCATATCCTGCCGGCCTTGGATCAATTCCCCAAGGCGTTGGGGACGTATCGGGACTCGAAACAGCGTTTCGAGTTTCAAAATGGTTCCATGCTCAACTTTTGCGGCTGTCAGCGCGAAAAGGACGTGTTCCGGTATCAGGGGGCGGAGCTGCATTTGCTTCTGATCGACGAACTGACCAGTTTCACGGAGTTTCAGTACGACTATCTGCGAGGGCGGGTGCGCTGCGCCATCAAGGTGCCGGCGGCGCTGCGGCACCGGGTGCCGGGCATTGTCTGCGCCACCAATCCGGGCGGCGTGGGCCATGGTTTTGCCAAGGCCCGGTTCGTGGATTTCGCCCCGCCCGGGGAATGCCGCCGGGCGCCTGCGGCCGAGGGCGGGATGCTGCGGTGCTATATTCCGGGCCGGCTGTCCGACAACCGCATCCTGATGGAGCGCGATCCGGGCTATGTTGCCCGGCTTATGGCCCTGCCCGAGCCGTATCGCACGGCCTATCTGGAGGGCGACTGGGACGTGTTCATGGGTCAGGCCTTCGGATTTTCGCGGCGGCTGCATGTCGTCAAACCCCGGCCGGTGCCGGAGGACGCGCCGCTCTTCATGACGTTTGATTGGGGCTATGGCGCGCCGTTTTCGGTTGGCTGGTGGTGGGTGGACGCGGATGGGCGGCTTTTCCGTTTTGCCGAGTGGTACGGGTCCAATGGCTCGCCCAACCAGGGGCTGCGGTTGACGGATTCCCAGATTGCGGCCGGGGTTGTCGAGCGCGAGGCCCGGTTGGGGTTGGCCGGGCGACGGGTGACCCGTTTGTGCGGGCCGGACTGTTTTGCCAGGAAGCCGGATTATCGCGGCGGCGGCCAGGGACCGAGCACGGCCGAGGTGTTTGCCGGGGCCGGGGTCTATCTGTCCCCGGGCGACCCCTCGCGTACGATCAAGATCCGCCAGTTTCACGAGCGGCTGCGCCCGCGCGAGGACGGGCCGCCCATGCTCCAGGTCTACGAAACATGTGAGGATTTTATCCGCACCATTCCGCTCCTTGCCACGGACCGGCGCAATGTCGAGGACATCGACACCACCGGGGAGGATCACATCTACGACGAGGCCTGCCATGCCTGCATGGCCCGGCCTCTGGCTCCGGGCATGGCCAAAACGGCCAGGATGCCGGCGGCGCAGTTGATTGACGCGGTGCTGGCCGAGGCCCCAACCGAGGAGGAGTGCAGATGA